The following proteins are encoded in a genomic region of Nycticebus coucang isolate mNycCou1 chromosome 17, mNycCou1.pri, whole genome shotgun sequence:
- the PCDHB2 gene encoding protocadherin beta-2, whose product MEAGERKEHVLKQRQVLIFFILLSIAQADSQPRHYSVAEETESGSFVANLLKDLGLEVDELSERAPRVVSKGKKLQLQLRQTGDLLVNEKLDREELCGPAEPCVLPFQVLLENPLQFFQAELWIRDINDHSPVFLDKEIILKISESIIPGTTFLIERAQDLDVGSNGLQSYTISSNLYFHLKLRDSPDGIMLPQLVLDKALDREEQSEIRLTLTALDGGTPPRSGTAMIHIEVLDINDNAPEFTMLVYEVQVPENIPVGSHITTVSARDLDIGAYGQISYVFSQASEDIRKTFQINSKSGELFLMQKLDFEFVQTYTINIQATDGGGLSGSCVVFIKVMDLNDNPPELTITTLINQIPENLQETIIAVFSVSDPDSGDNGKMVCSIQDDLPFFLKPSVENFYTLVTNTALDRETTSEYNVTITVTDLGTPRLKTEHRITVLVSDVNDNSPAFTQTSYTLLVRENNSPALHIGTISATDRDSGTNAQVTYSLLPPQDPHLPLASLVSINADNGHLFALRALDFEALQAFEFRVGATDRGSPALSSEALVRVVVVDANDNSPFVLYPLQNGSAPCTELVPRAAEAGYLVTKVVAVDGDSGQNAWLSYQLLKATEPGLFSVWAHNGEVRTARLLSERDAAKHRLLVLVKDNGEPPLSASVTLHVLLVDGFSQPYLPLPEAAAEQAQADSLTVYLVIALASVSSLFLFSVLLFVAVRLCRRDRAASVGLCSGPEGHFPGHLVDVSGAGTLSQSYKYEVCLRGNSGTSEFNFVKPVIPNFLVQGSKRISEANPSFRNSFEFS is encoded by the coding sequence ATGGAGGCcggagagagaaaggaacacgtTCTGAAGCAAAGGCAAGTCttgatattctttattttgctGAGCATAGCTCAGGCTGATTCTCAGCCTAGGCACTATTCAGTAGCAGAGGAAACCGAGAGTGGTTCCTTTGTGGCCAATTTGTTAAAAGATCTGGGGCTGGAGGTAGATGAGCTATCTGAGCGGGCCCCCCGGGTCgtttccaaagggaaaaaattgCAATTGCAGCTCAGGCAGACTGGAGATCTGTTGGTAAATGAGAAACTGGATCGGGAGGAGTTGTGCGGCCCCGCCGAGCCCTGTGTACTACCTTTCCAGGTGCTGTTGGAAAATCCTTTGCAGTTTTTTCAGGCCGAGCTGTGGATTAGGGACATTAATGATCATTCCCCAGTTTTCTTagacaaagaaataattttgaaaatttcagaAAGTATCATTCCTGGAACTACTTTCCTGATAGAACGTGCCCAGGACTTAGATGTAGGAAGCAACGGTCTCCAAAGCTACACAATCAGCTCCAATTTATACTTTCATCTTAAATTGCGAGACAGTCCTGATGGCATAATGTTACCACAGCTGGTGCTGGACAAAGCATTGGATCGAGAGGAACAGTCTGAGATCAGGTTAACCCTCACAGCGCTGGATGGGGGGACTCCACCCAGGTCTGGCACTGCCATGATCCACATTGAAGTCTTGGACATCAATGACAATGCCCCCGAGTTCACAATGCTAGTCTATGAGGTGCAGGTCCCAGAGAACATCCCTGTTGGATCTCACATTACTACCGTCTCTGCTAGGGATTTAGACATTGGAGCCTATGGACAAATATCTTACGTATTTTCCCAAGCTTCTGAAGATATTCGCAAAACGtttcaaatcaattcaaagtcAGGAGAACTATTTTTAATGCAGAAACTAGATTTCGAATTTGTTCAGACTTATACAATAAACATTCAGGCAACAGATGGTGGGGGCCTTTCTGGAAGTTGTGTGGTATTTATCAAAGTCATGGATTTGAATGACAATCCTCCAGAACTGACCATAACCACACTTATCAATCAGATTCCAGAAAACTTGCAGGAGACCATAATTGCTGTATTCAGTGTTTCAGATCCTGACTCAGGAGACAACGGAAAGATGGTTTGCTCTATCCAAGATGATCTTCCTTTTTTCCTGAAGCCCTCCGTTGAGAATTTTTACACTCTGGTGACAAACACAGCCCTAGACCGGGAGACCACCTCTGAGTATAATGTCACCATCACAGTCACAGACTTGGGGACACCCAGGCTGAAAACAGAGCACAGGATAACAGTGCTGGTATCTGACGTAAATGACAACTCTCCCGCCTTCACCCAAACCTCCTACACGCTGTTGGTCCGTGAAAACAACAGCCCCGCCCTGCACATAGGCACCATCAGCGCCACAGACAGAGACTCAGGCACCAACGCCCAGGTCACCTACTCCCTGCTGCCACCTCAGGACCCTCACTTGCCTCTCGCCTCCCTGGTCTCCATCAACGCCGACAACGGACACCTGTTCGCCCTGAGGGCGCTGGACTTCGAGGCCCTGCAGGCGTTCGAGTTCCGCGTGGGCGCCACAGACCGAGGCTCCCCCGCGCTGAGCAGCGAGGCGCTGGTGCGCGTGGTGGTGGTGGACGCCAACGACAACTCGCCCTTCGTGCTGTACCCGCTGCAGAACGGCTCTGCGCCCTGCACCGAGCTGGTGCCCAGGGCGGCCGAGGCGGGCTACCTGGTGACCAAGGTGGTGGCGGTGGACGGCGACTCGGGCCAGAACGCCTGGCTGTCGTACCAGCTGCTCAAGGCCACGGAGCCCGGGCTGTTCAGCGTGTGGGCGCACAATGGCGAGGTGCGCACCGCCAGGCTGCTGAGCGAGCGCGACGCGGCCAAGCACAGGCTGCTGGTGCTGGTGAAGGACAATGGCGAGCCTCCGCTGTCTGCCAGCGTCACGCTGCACGTGCTGCTGGTGGACGGCTTCTCCCAGCCCTACCTGCCGCTCCCGGAGGCGGCGGcggagcaggcccaggccgactCGCTCACCGTCTACCTGGTCATCGCCTTGGCCTCGGTGTCCTCGCTCTTCCTGTTCTCGGTGCTGCTGTTCGTGGCGGTGAGGCTGTGCAGGAGGgacagggcggcgtctgtgggtCTCTGCTCAGGGCCGGAGGGCCACTTTCCAGGCCACCTGGTGGACGTTAGCGGTGCTGGGACCCTGTCCCAAAGTTACAAGTATGAAGTGTGTCTGAGGGGAAACTCAGGGACCAGTGAGTTCAACTTCGTGAAGCCGGTTATTCCCAACTTTCTTGTTCAAGGCTCAAAGAGGATTAGTGAGGCAAACCCGAGTTTCAGGAATAGTTTTGAGTTCAGTTAA
- the PCDHB3 gene encoding protocadherin beta-3 → MRFSLETFPGRTLQKSAMEAEGDRFLRQRQVLLLFVFLGGSLAASELRRYSVAEEKAKGFLISNLAKDLGLRIEELAARGAQVVSKGNKQHFQLNHQTGDLLLNEKLDREELCGPAEPCILHFQILLQNPLQFVTNELQIIDVNDHSPVFFENEMQLKILESTPPGTVIPLENAEDLDVGRNSLQNYTIAPNSHFHVLTRSGRDGKKYPELVLDKVLDREEQPELSLTLVALDGGSPPRSGTAQIHILVLDINDNAPEFAQSLYEVQILENRPINSVIVTVSASDLDTENFGTVSYAFFHASEEIRKTFQLNPVTGDMQLIKSLDFEVISTYEVVIEAKDGGGISGKSTVIVQVVDINDNPPELTLSSVNSPIPENSAETVVAVFSVSDLDSGDNGRAMCSIANNLPFVLKPSAENFYTLVSERALDRESQAEYNITITVTDLGTPRLKTEHSITVMVSDVNDNAPAFTQTTYTLFVGENNSPALHIGTISATDRDSGTNAQVTYSLLPPQDPHLPLASLVSINSDNGHLFALRALDFEALQAFEFRVGATDRGSPALSSEALVRVVVVDANDNSPFVLYPLQNGSVPCTELVPRAAEAGYLVTKVVAVDGDSGQNAWLSYQLLKATEPGLFSVWAHNGEVRTARLLSERDAAKHRLLVLVKDNGEPPLSASVTLHVLLVDGFSQPYLPLPEAAAEQAQADSLTVYLVIALASVSSLFLFSVLLFVAVRLCRTDRAASAGRCSVPEGHFPGHLVDVSGTGTLSQSYQYEVCLTGGSATNEFKFMKPIIPNFRGQGAEKVSEANPSFRNSFEFI, encoded by the coding sequence ATGAGGTTCAGCTTGGAGACATTCCCTGGAAGAACACTGCAAAAAAGTGCAATGGAGGCCGAAGGGGACCGCTTTCTCAGACAAAGGCAAGTCctgcttctctttgtttttctgggtGGATCTCTGGCTGCGTCGGAGTTGAGACGCTATTCTGTGGCTGAGGAAAAAGCGAAGGGCTTTTTAATATCTAACCTAGCAAAGGATCTGGGGCTGAGGATAGAGGAATTGGCTGCAAGGGGGGCCCAAGTTGTGTCCAAAGGAAACAAACAGCATTTTCAGCTCAATCATCAGACAGGTGATTTGCTCCTGAATGAGAAATTAGACCGAGAGGAGCTCTGCGGCCCTGCAGAACCATGTATACTGCATTTTCAGATACTACTGCAAAACCCTTTGCAGTTTGTTACAAATGAGCTCCAGATCATAGATGTAAATGACCATTCACCAgtattctttgaaaatgaaatgcaGCTGAAAATACTAGAAAGCACTCCACCAGGAACAGTAATTCCTTTGGAAAATGCTGAGGACTTGGATGTGGGAAGAAACAGTCTCCAGAACTACACCATCGCCCCTAATTCCCATTTCCACGTACTCACACGCAGTGGTAGGGATGGAAAGAAGTACCCAGAACTTGTACTAGACAAAGTGCTGGACCGAGAGGAGCAGCCAGAGCTCAGCTTAACGCTTGTGGCGCTGGATGGCGGCTCTCCACCACGGTCTGGGACAGCCCAGATCCACATACTGGTTTTAGACATAAACGACAATGCACCAGAATTTGCACAGTCACTCTACGAGGttcaaattctggagaacaggCCCATTAACTCTGTCATTGTCACTGTGTCAGCTTCTGATTTAGATACAGAAAATTTTGGGACAGTATCATATGCATTTTTTCATGCTTCTGAAGAAATTCGCAAAACTTTTCAACTAAACCCAGTTACTGGTGATATGCAACTAATAAAAAGTTTGGATTTTGAAGTCATTAGTACCTACGAAGTCGTCATAGAAGCCAAGGACGGCGGAGGCATTTCAGGAAAATCCACAGTCATAGTTCAGGTGGTTGACATAAATGACAACCCACCAGAACTGACTTTGTCCTCAGTTAACAGCCCTATCCCTGAGAACTCAGCAGAGACCGTGGTGGCTGTTTTCAGTGTTTCTGATCTAGACTCTGGAGACAATGGAAGAGCGATGTGTTCCATCGCGAACAATCTCCCCTTCGTCCTGAAACCATCCGCAGAGAATTTCTACACCTTAGTGTCAGAAAGAGCGCTAGACAGAGAAAGCCAAGCTGAGTACAACATTACTATCACCGTCACTGACTTGGGGACACCCAGGCTGAAAACAGAGCACAGCATAACCGTGATGGTATCAGATGTCAATGACAACGCCCCCGCCTTCACCCAAACCACCTATACCCTGTTCGTCGGCGAAAACAACAGCCCCGCCCTGCACATAGGCACCATCAGCGCCACAGACAGGGACTCAGGCACCAACGCCCAGGTCACCTACTCCCTGCTGCCACCTCAGGACCCGCACCTGCCTCTCGCCTCCCTGGTCTCCATCAACTCAGACAACGGACACCTGTTCGCCCTGAGGGCGCTGGACTTCGAGGCCCTGCAGGCGTTCGAGTTCCGCGTGGGCGCCACAGACCGAGGCTCCCCCGCGCTGAGCAGCGAGGCGCTGGTGCGCGTGGTGGTGGTGGACGCCAACGACAACTCGCCCTTCGTGCTGTACCCGCTGCAGAACGGCTCTGTGCCCTGCACCGAGCTGGTGCCCAGGGCGGCCGAGGCGGGCTACCTGGTGACCAAGGTGGTGGCGGTGGACGGCGACTCGGGCCAGAACGCCTGGCTGTCGTACCAGCTGCTCAAGGCCACGGAGCCCGGGCTGTTCAGCGTGTGGGCGCACAATGGCGAGGTGCGCACCGCCAGGCTGCTGAGCGAGCGCGACGCGGCCAAGCACAGGCTGCTGGTGCTGGTGAAGGACAATGGCGAGCCTCCGCTGTCTGCCAGCGTCACGCTGCACGTGCTGCTGGTGGACGGCTTCTCCCAGCCCTACCTGCCGCTCCCGGAGGCGGCGGcggagcaggcccaggccgactCGCTCACCGTCTACCTGGTCATCGCCTTGGCCTCGGTGTCCTCGCTCTTCCTGTTCTCGGTGCTGCTGTTCGTGGCGGTGAGGCTGTGCAGGACGGACAGGGCGGCGTCTGCGGGTCGCTGCTCGGTGCCGGAGGGCCACTTTCCGGGCCACCTTGTGGACGTCAGCGGTACTGGGACCCTATCCCAGAGTTACCAGTATGAGGTGTGTCTGACAGGAGGCTCAGCGACCAATGAGTTCAAATTCATGAAGCCGATTATACCCAACTTTCGTGGTCAGGGTGCTGAGAAGGTTAGTGAGGCAAACCCTAGTTTCAGGAATAGCTTTGAAttcatttaa